A window of Verrucomicrobiia bacterium contains these coding sequences:
- the pdxH gene encoding pyridoxamine 5'-phosphate oxidase, producing the protein MGISDIRREYNLAGLRRRDLDPDAITQFKRWFEQATGQQTSGRVLKFLIRLYKSVMLISGTEQVDVNAMTLATADKDGRPSARVVLLKGVDERGFVFFTNYNSRKGQELAENPNAALAFYWPELERQVTVSGKVAKLPASESDGYFNSRPRGSRIAAWASNQSEVIGDRAELERKWQAIEREHPGAEVPRPPHWGGYLLVPGRLEFWQGRPNRLHDRFRYSRQADGVWLIERLAP; encoded by the coding sequence ATGGGCATATCGGATATTCGAAGAGAATACAATCTGGCGGGCCTGCGGCGGCGGGACCTGGACCCGGATGCTATTACCCAGTTCAAAAGGTGGTTTGAACAGGCTACAGGCCAGCAGACGAGCGGACGGGTGCTGAAGTTTCTCATCCGTTTGTACAAATCAGTGATGCTCATCAGCGGCACGGAACAGGTAGATGTGAATGCGATGACATTGGCCACCGCCGACAAGGATGGCCGGCCTTCGGCACGGGTTGTCCTGCTCAAAGGCGTGGATGAGCGCGGGTTTGTTTTCTTCACCAACTATAATAGCCGCAAGGGTCAGGAACTGGCCGAAAATCCCAATGCGGCGCTGGCGTTTTATTGGCCCGAGTTAGAACGGCAGGTTACCGTGTCCGGAAAGGTCGCCAAACTCCCTGCCAGCGAGTCGGATGGTTATTTTAACAGCCGTCCGCGTGGGAGCCGCATCGCTGCCTGGGCTTCCAATCAGAGCGAGGTCATTGGGGACCGCGCGGAGCTCGAAAGGAAATGGCAGGCAATCGAGCGGGAGCACCCCGGGGCGGAGGTGCCGCGGCCACCGCATTGGGGAGGTTATTTGCTGGTTCCAGGCCGTTTGGAATTCTGGCAGGGCCGTCCCAATCGGCTGCATGACCGGTTTCGTTACTCCCGGCAGGCGGATGGCGTCTGGCTCATCGAGCGGCTCGCTCCGTAA
- a CDS encoding transcription termination/antitermination NusG family protein, producing MPHQPAKSTHTTTAQTCGGAWFCVRTHPKREHIAAAQLRHDAGIDVFLPRIRYRRKRRTGLSWVTEALFPNYLFARFDLAASLRRIQGARGVRGVVHFGLRWPTIPEAAIEELREAMGLEEIRVMPTRVQPGDAVEISTGALGGLQAVISKVMSNGQRVAVLLDFLGRQTSVELPADQVVPEEGFHRLRAIGEKAKG from the coding sequence ATGCCCCACCAACCCGCTAAATCGACGCACACCACAACCGCACAAACCTGCGGGGGCGCTTGGTTTTGCGTCCGCACGCATCCCAAGCGCGAGCACATCGCCGCCGCCCAACTGCGCCACGACGCCGGTATCGATGTGTTCCTGCCCCGAATCCGCTACCGGAGGAAGAGGCGGACGGGTCTTTCCTGGGTAACAGAAGCTCTGTTTCCGAATTACCTTTTTGCCCGCTTTGACCTCGCGGCGTCGCTGCGGCGAATTCAAGGCGCCAGAGGGGTGCGCGGGGTGGTCCATTTCGGTCTGCGCTGGCCGACCATTCCGGAAGCCGCAATTGAGGAACTTCGCGAGGCGATGGGGCTCGAGGAAATCCGTGTGATGCCCACGCGCGTCCAGCCGGGCGATGCCGTCGAGATATCAACGGGCGCGCTCGGCGGCCTGCAAGCGGTAATCTCAAAAGTCATGTCCAACGGCCAGCGCGTTGCGGTTCTCCTGGATTTTTTAGGGCGCCAAACGAGCGTGGAATTACCTGCCGATCAGGTGGTTCCGGAGGAAGGATTCCATCGGCTTAGAGCTATAGGGGAAAAGGCTAAAGGCTGA
- a CDS encoding arsenate reductase ArsC codes for MKKRVLFVCIHNSARSQMAEAWLNHDCSQCFEAHSAGLEPGTLNPLVVEAMQESGIDISKNATKSVFDVFKSGQLFACVITVCDQASAERCPIFPGVTNRLHWSFPDPSALSGTHEEKLARVRQIRDMIRSKINEWCKEACLVDTVACC; via the coding sequence ATGAAAAAGAGAGTCCTCTTCGTCTGCATCCACAACAGCGCACGCAGCCAAATGGCCGAGGCATGGCTTAACCACGATTGCTCACAATGTTTCGAGGCCCACAGCGCCGGGTTGGAGCCCGGTACTCTCAATCCCCTGGTAGTAGAAGCAATGCAGGAATCCGGCATTGACATCTCCAAAAACGCCACCAAGAGCGTCTTTGATGTATTCAAATCAGGACAATTATTTGCCTGCGTGATAACCGTCTGCGACCAGGCCAGCGCCGAACGATGCCCCATTTTCCCGGGCGTCACCAATCGCCTCCATTGGAGCTTCCCTGACCCTTCGGCCCTCTCGGGGACCCACGAGGAAAAATTGGCTCGCGTCCGTCAAATTCGCGATATGATCCGGAGCAAGATAAACGAGTGGTGCAAGGAAGCGTGCCTCGTCGATACCGTGGCCTGCTGTTAA
- a CDS encoding POTRA domain-containing protein — MLRRFALCLWWRAIPITTLFSAEPNHPGPPPAVTNAPSLSATKAEPRFNVRVYQVWGEPSIATNLVTSAFCKYTGPEVGLSEIAQAAAALQAQYAKQGKPAVSVAVAFGNITNGVVTMNVFRGSVPQILVSGKRYTLNEHAASQKIPPEKTTTAAGTASNTQTNTGPHFTVRHYQILGDTLLTTEALTRVLSKYTGTNVSISDILKAASDLQMEYRDRGFPTVSVTIPQQRITNDMVKIRVFEGRLSDIVVTGNRFFSSNNVMRNLPGLHANTILSGPVFQAEVDRANANRDRQIYPQVQPGEEPNTTELVLQVKDRLPLHAKIEFNNQSSPGTPELRLNSSAEYDNLWGYEHSFGVQYSFSPEQDKAGNQWNWYDTPLVANYSAFYRMPLGNPEAIADVIASQPGNFGYNEATRKFQLPPPSGRSELNFYASRATIDTGLETLQSELLYNVPGVRQVSRQDVQEDITLNEDIGVRWSEPGQGTEQFRSTLSPGLDFKTYSLLSTKTNNFSFTEITVNANGTTNPPVISTVASPVPTTYTPLNYLPFSLRYDASMRDSGGTTFIGLGFSMNTWYSGSSSNLHAATGSTQSSGHWVAFTPSISRDFIVYTNWVLTARADGQWASEPLVSVERFGVGGVNSVRGYREGEIFGDTGWHITLEQKTPPHVIGLAYSKAPLTVRGAVYMDYAEAYLLDPQGAKSRIPLWGAGFGGVFSLGTHWEARLLFSLPLLSAGTTEALQPRFNFALVGQF, encoded by the coding sequence ATGCTGAGACGGTTTGCTCTTTGCCTTTGGTGGCGCGCCATTCCCATCACCACGCTATTCTCCGCTGAGCCAAACCACCCCGGCCCGCCGCCGGCTGTCACAAACGCCCCTTCACTTTCTGCCACCAAGGCCGAACCGCGCTTTAATGTGCGGGTCTATCAGGTCTGGGGCGAGCCTTCCATCGCCACAAATCTCGTGACTTCGGCTTTCTGCAAATACACCGGCCCGGAGGTTGGTTTAAGCGAGATAGCCCAGGCCGCAGCAGCGCTGCAAGCGCAGTACGCAAAGCAAGGAAAGCCCGCAGTCAGTGTCGCCGTCGCGTTCGGGAACATTACCAATGGCGTTGTGACCATGAATGTTTTTCGCGGCAGCGTTCCCCAGATTCTCGTCTCCGGAAAGCGCTATACTCTAAATGAACATGCCGCCTCGCAAAAAATTCCCCCCGAAAAGACCACGACGGCGGCCGGCACTGCCTCCAACACACAAACCAATACCGGGCCGCATTTCACAGTACGGCATTACCAAATCCTAGGCGACACCCTCCTCACGACCGAAGCACTCACGCGAGTCCTCAGCAAGTACACCGGCACCAATGTGAGTATCTCGGACATCTTAAAGGCGGCCTCAGACTTGCAAATGGAATACCGCGATCGTGGATTTCCGACCGTGAGCGTTACGATTCCTCAGCAGCGAATCACCAATGACATGGTTAAAATACGCGTGTTCGAAGGCCGCCTGTCCGATATCGTCGTTACCGGCAATCGCTTTTTCAGCTCGAACAACGTCATGCGCAACCTGCCGGGCTTGCACGCCAACACCATCCTCAGCGGCCCGGTGTTTCAGGCCGAAGTGGACCGCGCCAATGCCAATCGGGACAGGCAAATCTACCCGCAAGTCCAGCCGGGCGAAGAGCCGAACACGACGGAGCTGGTGCTGCAGGTCAAGGACCGCCTGCCGCTGCACGCCAAGATCGAGTTCAATAACCAGAGTTCTCCCGGCACACCCGAGCTGCGCCTCAATTCATCCGCCGAGTACGACAACCTTTGGGGATACGAGCATTCTTTTGGCGTTCAATACAGCTTTTCTCCCGAACAAGACAAGGCAGGCAACCAATGGAATTGGTATGACACGCCGCTGGTGGCCAATTACAGCGCCTTTTACCGGATGCCTCTGGGCAACCCGGAGGCCATCGCGGATGTCATCGCCAGCCAGCCGGGCAACTTCGGCTATAACGAGGCCACCCGGAAGTTCCAACTGCCTCCCCCTTCGGGCCGTTCCGAGCTAAACTTCTACGCCAGCCGCGCGACGATCGATACCGGTTTGGAAACGCTCCAAAGCGAACTCCTCTACAACGTGCCGGGGGTGCGCCAGGTTAGCCGCCAGGACGTTCAGGAGGACATCACGCTCAACGAGGACATCGGCGTGCGCTGGAGCGAGCCGGGCCAGGGAACAGAACAATTTCGCTCGACGCTCTCGCCGGGATTGGATTTCAAAACCTATTCCCTGCTCAGCACCAAAACAAATAATTTTTCGTTTACCGAAATTACGGTCAACGCGAACGGCACCACAAACCCGCCCGTCATTAGCACGGTCGCCTCGCCGGTGCCCACCACCTATACGCCTTTGAATTACCTGCCTTTTTCATTGCGTTACGACGCCAGCATGCGCGACAGCGGCGGCACAACCTTCATCGGCCTCGGATTCAGTATGAACACCTGGTATTCCGGGTCGTCGAGCAATCTCCATGCGGCTACCGGTTCAACTCAATCCTCAGGTCACTGGGTCGCCTTCACTCCCAGCATCTCGCGCGATTTCATTGTCTATACAAACTGGGTCCTGACCGCCCGCGCGGATGGCCAATGGGCCAGCGAACCCTTGGTCAGTGTCGAGCGTTTCGGCGTTGGCGGTGTCAACAGCGTGCGCGGCTACCGCGAAGGCGAGATATTCGGCGATACCGGCTGGCACATCACCCTCGAACAAAAAACGCCCCCGCACGTCATTGGCTTGGCTTACAGCAAAGCGCCCCTTACTGTGCGCGGCGCGGTCTATATGGATTATGCCGAGGCTTACCTGCTCGACCCCCAGGGCGCCAAATCACGCATTCCCCTTTGGGGCGCCGGTTTTGGCGGCGTCTTTTCCCTGGGAACACATTGGGAAGCGCGCCTCCTCTTTTCCCTGCCTCTGCTGAGTGCCGGCACAACCGAGGCATTGCAGCCGAGGTTCAACTTTGCGCTGGTGGGACAGTTTTAA
- a CDS encoding filamentous hemagglutinin N-terminal domain-containing protein: protein MSNCFHSDAALPLRGFASLRLWVKLAVLFLACAFPAAANPAGGTVSQGRATFNSQGSQFTIRTSDRAFINWQSFNIGLGETTTFIQPSTSSLVWNQIHDPNPSQILGNLNANGYVVLQNSSGFYIGGKASITAHGLLMTTAPIPMPDLSEAGPWDFNAPPPTASIVNYGQISTDKGGSVFVLAHDIDNHGSITAPGGDIGLYAGKDVLISTRPDGRGLSARVTLPEGSVDNSGKLVADAGSIEIHAQVVNEGGIVQANSVREVNGAIELVASEAIDLGPNAVISAKGDSQGNSPGGNVTIKSSGSYSDQSGSVIDISGGAQGGNGGQVEVSAPQMSALEASINGQAGSGFVGGKLVLDPMNIVLSDSGSTAPSSGSVGPSDPPAAGTLTLNVNSFASSLSQITLQAAQNIEIATLWTLPDSPTPNAMLTLEAARNITIDNGAGIQAWKNWSVTMKAGTELTSAANAKAGLDGIYLKGSGQVQTLDGNINLWAGNEIIVASGTAGAVANNGIRTLGGGNIAVNALYGDVNAGNNPSGYDYSHSAPYYSPAEGLNANDLLGGISTAEGGNVSIQAGRDVISAIPVNGTGNSVVSDYGSGAFGPEPGNVTIVAGRNVIGHYVLANGVGAITALNGNAGAARAPSGNIALSLVKGSWTVNAPNGSINLQEVRNPNGVFDAINRSPGAHLFGYDPQASVDLEAGIGIDLTCASVPRPFVSAAVPILFPPSLKMSAGSGGIVLEDTVILFPSAYGNLDIQTKDGGSLTTNPSGQSSLPQLIMSDSVRHSWTAAGQFGADDHGAAPLEVNNPAPVIVDISGNIQNFGLTTTKATQIKVGGNMDDSSFAGENLHPNDITSITVAGQIDYRSAYSFVVLNRAIPSLPLYDLPPNTSQIWDTLFSVALLPSAVANLKIPSYVLPSQLASYALGNAAAFPANSQGFSDPGFVYNPATRQLGFGGSGFNSTILNRLTHPLVALRYGPDGFPETRVGADGKRYFVTDPIQWADAGSLSTLYTSSLGNPNPANPQPGLRVGGPGHFNIQAGSISLGNALGIFSVGVHDVQGSSTHYANLASVTKSGADLSVTVDNDLNMITSTIASLGGGNLDLTSTSGTLDLGSQTLLAPVNRDVGFGVFTTGRGNVNVTAFGDVNVDGSRIAAYNGGNITVESLQGNVDAGNGGTSYSTMLTSYVNPVTGKAGYYAEQVFGSGIVANTLVDPSQVSGSAAQPGNITIKTPNGDINASLGGILQEALNGNVSAGPTVTLIAGTRPSAGSPGHKGNINLGESGVIGGTVNADANGNITGLVISRQNSTINAAQSFSGTVLSGGTANLSAGGTISGTIVGVTGVSASGGQGVSAALLSQNVSVGGGQAQSTLGASASGTAASQSAAQQANADTQQQVASNDTQDDDKKKKGKQPALVRRVGRVTVILPSGS, encoded by the coding sequence ATGAGCAATTGCTTTCATTCTGATGCGGCCCTGCCTCTCCGCGGCTTTGCGTCTTTGCGCCTCTGGGTTAAACTCGCGGTTTTGTTCCTGGCGTGCGCCTTTCCTGCCGCAGCCAACCCCGCCGGCGGCACCGTGAGCCAGGGCAGGGCCACCTTCAACTCCCAGGGCTCGCAGTTCACAATCCGCACCTCGGACCGGGCGTTCATCAACTGGCAAAGCTTTAATATCGGGCTGGGAGAAACCACCACCTTCATCCAGCCCTCGACCTCATCGCTGGTGTGGAACCAGATTCACGACCCGAACCCGTCCCAAATCCTGGGCAACCTGAACGCCAACGGGTACGTCGTGCTGCAGAATTCGTCCGGCTTTTATATCGGCGGCAAGGCATCGATTACCGCCCATGGCTTGCTGATGACCACCGCCCCAATCCCCATGCCTGATCTCTCCGAGGCCGGCCCCTGGGATTTCAATGCCCCGCCCCCTACCGCCAGCATCGTCAATTATGGCCAGATTAGCACCGACAAAGGCGGGTCGGTCTTCGTGCTCGCCCATGATATCGATAACCACGGCTCGATTACCGCTCCGGGAGGCGACATCGGCCTGTACGCCGGCAAAGACGTCCTCATTTCCACGCGGCCCGATGGCCGGGGATTGAGCGCCCGCGTGACCCTTCCCGAGGGTTCGGTTGATAATTCCGGAAAACTGGTCGCGGACGCCGGCAGCATTGAGATTCATGCCCAGGTCGTGAATGAGGGAGGCATTGTCCAGGCCAACTCGGTCCGTGAAGTCAACGGCGCCATCGAATTGGTCGCAAGTGAGGCTATCGACCTCGGGCCAAATGCGGTGATTTCCGCCAAGGGCGATTCGCAAGGGAACAGCCCTGGTGGCAATGTGACCATCAAGTCATCGGGCAGCTATTCCGATCAATCCGGTTCCGTCATCGATATCTCCGGTGGCGCGCAGGGCGGCAACGGCGGCCAGGTCGAGGTCTCCGCCCCCCAAATGAGCGCGCTCGAAGCCAGCATCAATGGCCAGGCCGGGTCCGGGTTTGTCGGCGGGAAGCTTGTCTTGGACCCAATGAATATCGTTTTGTCGGATTCAGGCAGCACCGCTCCTTCCTCGGGTTCGGTGGGCCCTTCGGACCCGCCCGCCGCCGGCACGCTCACCTTGAACGTCAATTCTTTCGCAAGCAGCTTGTCCCAGATCACCTTGCAGGCCGCGCAGAACATCGAAATTGCCACTTTATGGACGCTGCCTGACAGCCCGACTCCCAATGCAATGCTTACCCTGGAGGCCGCCCGGAACATAACCATCGATAATGGCGCGGGCATTCAGGCATGGAAAAACTGGAGCGTTACAATGAAGGCCGGGACGGAACTTACATCCGCCGCCAACGCAAAGGCCGGCCTCGACGGCATCTACCTGAAAGGGAGCGGCCAAGTCCAGACGCTGGACGGCAATATTAACCTTTGGGCCGGTAATGAGATCATCGTGGCGAGCGGGACCGCCGGCGCCGTGGCAAATAACGGAATCCGGACTCTGGGCGGCGGGAATATCGCCGTCAATGCCTTGTACGGGGATGTGAACGCTGGAAACAACCCCAGCGGGTATGACTATTCTCACTCTGCGCCCTATTACAGCCCCGCCGAGGGGCTTAACGCCAACGATCTGCTTGGCGGGATCAGCACTGCTGAAGGCGGCAATGTGAGCATCCAGGCCGGCCGCGACGTCATCAGCGCGATCCCAGTCAATGGTACCGGCAACTCGGTGGTGTCCGATTACGGTTCCGGGGCCTTCGGGCCCGAGCCCGGTAATGTCACCATCGTCGCAGGGCGCAACGTGATTGGGCATTACGTCCTGGCCAATGGGGTAGGCGCCATCACGGCTCTGAACGGGAATGCCGGGGCCGCCAGGGCGCCCAGTGGGAATATTGCTCTCAGTCTGGTGAAGGGCAGTTGGACCGTAAACGCGCCCAATGGCAGCATCAATTTGCAGGAGGTGCGCAACCCCAACGGCGTCTTTGATGCCATCAACAGGTCCCCAGGCGCCCATCTCTTTGGCTATGACCCACAGGCCTCCGTGGACCTCGAAGCCGGAATTGGAATTGACCTTACTTGTGCCAGCGTCCCGCGCCCATTCGTATCCGCGGCAGTGCCCATCCTGTTTCCACCCAGCCTCAAGATGTCAGCGGGTTCCGGCGGCATTGTCCTGGAAGATACTGTCATTCTCTTCCCCTCCGCCTATGGCAACCTCGATATTCAGACCAAAGACGGCGGCAGCCTAACGACCAATCCCTCCGGCCAATCGAGTCTTCCCCAACTGATCATGTCGGATAGCGTCCGCCACAGTTGGACCGCCGCAGGTCAATTCGGCGCGGACGACCACGGCGCCGCCCCGCTCGAGGTCAACAACCCTGCTCCCGTAATAGTGGACATATCGGGCAACATCCAGAATTTCGGTCTCACGACAACCAAGGCGACTCAAATCAAAGTGGGTGGCAACATGGACGACTCGAGTTTTGCCGGCGAAAACCTGCACCCCAATGATATTACCTCTATCACCGTTGCGGGCCAAATCGACTATCGGAGCGCTTACTCTTTTGTTGTTTTGAACCGGGCTATTCCTTCTCTCCCTCTTTATGATCTACCGCCAAACACCTCCCAAATCTGGGACACTCTCTTTAGCGTCGCGCTTCTGCCAAGTGCTGTCGCCAATCTAAAAATACCTTCCTACGTTCTCCCGAGCCAGTTGGCCTCCTACGCTCTCGGCAACGCCGCCGCTTTTCCCGCCAATAGCCAGGGATTCAGCGACCCAGGATTTGTCTATAATCCGGCTACGCGGCAGTTGGGTTTTGGGGGATCGGGGTTCAACTCAACTATCCTGAATCGGTTGACCCACCCCCTGGTCGCATTGCGCTACGGCCCGGACGGCTTTCCAGAGACCCGGGTTGGCGCTGATGGAAAGCGCTATTTTGTAACAGACCCGATTCAATGGGCGGATGCGGGTTCGCTCTCGACTCTCTACACTTCGAGCCTGGGAAATCCGAATCCTGCGAACCCTCAACCGGGACTTCGCGTTGGCGGTCCTGGTCATTTTAACATCCAAGCCGGGTCGATCTCATTAGGGAACGCCCTGGGCATATTCAGTGTTGGCGTCCACGATGTGCAGGGCAGTTCCACCCACTATGCTAACCTCGCCTCGGTGACCAAATCAGGAGCCGACCTGAGCGTGACGGTGGACAATGATCTCAACATGATTACCTCAACAATAGCGTCTCTGGGAGGGGGAAACCTCGATCTGACCAGCACCTCTGGCACGTTGGATTTGGGTTCCCAGACACTGTTGGCCCCAGTAAACCGGGACGTAGGATTTGGTGTTTTCACTACCGGCAGAGGCAATGTCAATGTGACTGCTTTTGGTGATGTGAATGTGGATGGTTCCCGGATCGCCGCCTATAATGGAGGGAACATCACCGTCGAATCGCTGCAAGGAAACGTGGACGCGGGCAATGGTGGGACATCATACTCGACGATGCTGACGTCCTACGTCAATCCGGTCACCGGCAAAGCCGGCTATTATGCCGAACAGGTTTTTGGAAGCGGCATTGTGGCCAATACCCTTGTGGACCCTTCCCAAGTATCAGGCAGCGCTGCGCAACCAGGCAACATCACCATCAAGACTCCAAATGGCGATATCAATGCGAGCCTAGGTGGCATCCTGCAAGAGGCTCTGAATGGAAACGTTTCTGCAGGGCCTACCGTCACCCTTATTGCCGGCACACGCCCTTCGGCCGGCTCACCCGGTCATAAAGGCAATATCAATCTGGGCGAATCTGGTGTGATAGGCGGCACCGTCAATGCCGATGCCAATGGCAACATCACTGGCCTGGTCATCTCCCGTCAGAACAGCACGATCAATGCGGCCCAAAGTTTCAGTGGGACAGTGCTCTCAGGAGGGACGGCCAACTTGTCCGCAGGCGGAACGATTTCGGGCACCATTGTGGGTGTGACAGGTGTTAGTGCTTCTGGCGGCCAAGGCGTTTCCGCCGCGCTGCTTTCGCAAAACGTTTCGGTTGGCGGGGGTCAGGCGCAATCGACACTGGGCGCCTCGGCCAGCGGGACCGCCGCCAGCCAGAGCGCCGCTCAGCAGGCCAACGCTGACACCCAACAGCAAGTCGCCAGCAACGATACCCAGGATGATGACAAAAAGAAAAAAGGCAAACAACCCGCCCTGGTCAGGCGCGTTGGCCGGGTCACCGTCATCCTGCCGTCCGGTTCCTGA
- a CDS encoding helix-turn-helix transcriptional regulator, translating into MKANDSMGQQLVLTEIVLVPGGEWSPRVSGWCFIRMRRGIGYWMDSRNNHEMIAGTVLVVSPRAKGTIRSSQLGEAVCQYFIVVPERLPGLMTLGEQRVLDAAGRIEAAMARVFPPVDLAAETFKKLCENPGDASLRVRVWMLELFAQALENELNAKGAEPEPDNGAKGRLEEVLRQMPAEDMLDLSFSELVARVGCCPRHTARLFQKTVGVSFREKQAEVRLWRARELLATTESKVVDVAFESGYQSLSLFNLMFKKRFGISPSQWRQRENGKKNGARQRSLTIVMA; encoded by the coding sequence ATGAAAGCGAATGATTCGATGGGTCAGCAGTTGGTCCTGACAGAGATCGTTCTCGTGCCGGGCGGCGAATGGTCCCCCCGGGTTTCCGGATGGTGTTTTATCAGGATGAGACGAGGTATTGGATATTGGATGGATTCGCGGAACAATCACGAAATGATCGCCGGGACGGTGCTGGTCGTATCGCCGCGGGCCAAGGGAACAATCCGTTCGAGCCAGTTAGGCGAGGCAGTATGCCAATATTTTATCGTCGTCCCTGAGAGGCTGCCCGGTCTTATGACGCTTGGTGAACAGAGGGTCCTCGATGCGGCCGGACGCATCGAAGCCGCCATGGCGCGTGTTTTCCCGCCTGTGGACCTGGCCGCCGAAACGTTCAAGAAACTTTGCGAGAACCCGGGAGACGCTTCCCTGCGTGTCCGGGTGTGGATGCTGGAGCTGTTTGCCCAAGCCCTCGAAAATGAGCTCAACGCGAAGGGCGCCGAACCGGAACCGGACAACGGCGCCAAAGGGCGCCTCGAGGAGGTGCTGAGGCAAATGCCCGCCGAGGACATGCTGGACTTGAGTTTTAGCGAACTCGTGGCGCGGGTGGGGTGCTGTCCGCGGCACACGGCCCGGCTTTTCCAGAAGACAGTAGGCGTTTCCTTCCGAGAGAAGCAAGCCGAGGTGCGGCTGTGGCGAGCGCGTGAATTACTGGCGACGACAGAATCGAAGGTAGTGGATGTGGCCTTCGAGAGCGGATACCAATCGCTGAGTTTGTTCAATCTGATGTTCAAGAAGCGTTTTGGCATCAGCCCAAGCCAATGGCGCCAGCGGGAAAACGGGAAAAAGAACGGCGCACGGCAGCGCTCCTTAACCATTGTCATGGCGTAA
- a CDS encoding putative porin encodes MNHTQKCLQEALFRPFSGRLIGLFFSVYLGLAATTGKCADPSDPILNLLLQKGIVTQDEVQKAKAEAEAIRTNEFANAMPSMASKWKISNAIKNIELFGDARIRYEYRKATAPDDSRLELDRARFALRVGLRGEAFDDFYYGLRLETAANPRSPWVTMGTSSSGVPYQGPYGKSTSIIYLGQVYLGWRPGNWFDITLGRMPNPLYTTPMVWDSDLNPEGAAEQFKYTIGEADFFATFGQFLYQDTNPTYASPGYGFNGFLGQRTTPIFQLAYEAGMTYHFPKDVTAKMAAAIYQYVGMQTNVSPFFGDPFVGEGAFTGNSSANPINGASGYGTSNTLLGNESLGFPNNQVGLNHLLILEIPAEVNFPIWKLNGRLFGDFAYNLEGAQRAEEAAAGYASYLSFQNSIAPVSVKSFSPQRNDVKAYQVGLGVGNAGHVYGPMQGLVYGTSSKKHNWEVRAYYQHVEQYALDPNLLDSDFFEGRGNLEGFYTAVAYSLTDNVIGTIRYGYATRINDKLGTGGSNQDIPQVNPISRYNLIQLDLTLRF; translated from the coding sequence ATGAACCATACTCAAAAATGCCTTCAGGAGGCGCTGTTTAGGCCATTCTCTGGCCGTCTGATTGGATTGTTCTTCAGTGTGTATCTGGGGCTGGCCGCCACAACAGGAAAATGCGCCGATCCTTCCGATCCCATCCTGAATTTACTGCTGCAAAAGGGCATCGTTACTCAGGACGAGGTCCAAAAGGCCAAAGCCGAGGCGGAGGCCATCCGAACCAACGAGTTTGCGAACGCCATGCCGTCGATGGCGTCCAAATGGAAAATCAGCAACGCCATCAAGAATATCGAATTGTTTGGCGACGCCCGCATTCGCTATGAGTACCGCAAAGCCACCGCGCCGGACGACAGCCGGCTCGAACTCGACCGCGCCCGCTTCGCCCTGCGCGTGGGATTGCGCGGCGAAGCCTTCGATGATTTTTATTACGGACTGAGGCTCGAAACGGCCGCCAACCCGCGCTCGCCGTGGGTGACCATGGGCACCTCCAGCAGCGGCGTTCCTTATCAGGGTCCCTACGGAAAATCGACTTCGATTATTTACCTGGGCCAGGTTTATCTCGGGTGGCGGCCTGGAAACTGGTTTGATATTACTTTGGGCAGGATGCCCAATCCGCTTTATACCACCCCAATGGTCTGGGACTCAGATCTCAACCCGGAAGGAGCAGCGGAACAGTTTAAATATACCATTGGCGAGGCCGATTTCTTCGCGACCTTTGGTCAATTCCTTTACCAGGACACCAATCCAACCTACGCCTCGCCTGGGTATGGGTTTAATGGCTTCCTGGGGCAGCGGACTACCCCGATTTTCCAACTCGCATATGAGGCGGGCATGACCTACCACTTCCCCAAAGACGTCACTGCAAAAATGGCCGCCGCCATTTATCAATATGTTGGCATGCAAACCAACGTCTCTCCGTTTTTCGGCGATCCCTTCGTTGGCGAGGGCGCTTTCACCGGTAACTCCTCCGCCAACCCGATCAATGGCGCCAGCGGTTACGGGACCTCGAATACGCTCCTGGGCAACGAGAGCCTTGGGTTCCCCAACAACCAGGTCGGCCTCAACCACCTGCTCATCCTGGAGATTCCGGCCGAGGTCAATTTCCCGATCTGGAAGCTGAACGGGCGATTGTTCGGCGATTTTGCCTACAACCTCGAAGGCGCTCAGCGTGCTGAGGAAGCCGCCGCTGGCTATGCCAGTTATCTGTCTTTTCAGAATTCGATTGCTCCGGTCTCAGTTAAATCCTTCTCCCCCCAGCGCAACGATGTGAAGGCCTACCAAGTCGGCCTCGGCGTCGGCAACGCCGGGCATGTCTATGGGCCGATGCAGGGCCTGGTCTATGGAACCTCCTCCAAAAAACATAATTGGGAAGTCAGAGCTTACTACCAACACGTCGAACAATACGCCTTGGACCCCAACCTGCTCGACTCGGACTTCTTTGAAGGACGCGGCAACCTCGAAGGTTTTTACACCGCCGTCGCATATAGTCTAACCGACAACGTCATCGGCACTATCCGCTACGGCTATGCCACACGGATCAACGACAAGCTCGGCACCGGCGGCAGCAACCAGGATATTCCCCAGGTCAACCCTATCTCGCGTTACAACCTGATACAATTGGACCTGACACTCAGGTTTTAA